A region from the Lolium perenne isolate Kyuss_39 chromosome 4, Kyuss_2.0, whole genome shotgun sequence genome encodes:
- the LOC127349038 gene encoding chemocyanin → MAMAQGRGSATQGLALGLLVVCLFLGADVAGAATYNVDWSFAADSWSGGKSFRAGDVLVFNYNPSVHNVVAVDAGGYSSCQGSGPTYSSGSDHVTLGAGTSYFICSLRGHCGQGMKMAVNAN, encoded by the exons ATGGCTATGGCTCAGGGAAGAGGCAGTGCGACGCAGGGCCTCGCCCTCGGCCTGCTCGTCGTGTGCCTCTTCCTCGGCGCCGACGTCGCCGGCGCCGCCACCTACAACGTCGACTGGTCGTTCGCCGCGGACAGCTGGTCCGGCGGCAAGAGCTTCCGCGCCGGCGACGTACTCG TGTTCAACTACAACCCGTCAGTGCACAACGTGGTGGCGGTGGACGCCGGCGGCTACAGCAGCTGCCAGGGCTCCGGTCCGACGTACAGCTCCGGCAGCGACCACGTCACGCTCGGCGCCGGGACGAGCTACTTCATCTGCAGCCTCCGGGGCCACTGCGGACAAGGGATGAAGATGGCCGTCAATGCAAACTGA